In the genome of Juglans microcarpa x Juglans regia isolate MS1-56 chromosome 6S, Jm3101_v1.0, whole genome shotgun sequence, the window ACCtatgaaaaaaatacacattctcaaaaaaaagaaaccaaaaaaatacataaatttgaaaatagaaaacgAACAAAACTGCACGAGAAAAAAGCTCAATGCAAAAAATAGCGAAAAATgtacaatttttcataaaaatacaaaaaatctagaaaatgcAAACCCATAAAACACAACAACACTGATTGAAACCCATGAAAAAAACACAttctaaaaaaatccaaaagaaaaacacaaatccAAAGACAAAAATCGAACAAAACCATATGCAAAAATTACTTTTCACAAATAACAcaaacccattaaaaaaaaatttcgccAAAAATACAAACAACTCACAACATACAAACTCAGATCATATCTCCAGATCGAAAGAGAAAAAACCAACAAGATtgtgcaacaaaaaaaaaaagaaaaagacaaaatacaAACCTAAATACGAACAGTCAATAATATACAAATCCAAATCATACCAAcagaaagtgaagaaaaaaatacagagagaagggagaagatGAAGAGTAAGCGTGAGAAGAGAGAATACACCAATAGAGAAAGCGAGAGAAACCGGagggaaaaggaagaaagagagagtgcagaaaagaataagagaagaagataaaagaaagagagagaagacgaAAACGAAAtaaaaaggagaaggaaaaaaaaaagagaaatgatagttgctaTCATAAGTGTGTAAGTGTTGTACAATcagtttgaaaaaagtgaataaatattggactcacatgaaaaaataataattttttaataacaaattctactctttttcaaagcgactatACAGTACTTACACACTTCACAACTACAtgtaacattattaaaaaaaaaaagataaaactgCACCCCTAAAACAATTACACTAAAAAGATCAAAATATTCCTACCTAAATAGATACAAAAGAAGATgtaaaagaatagaaaagatAAAACACTTTAAAAATGGATGGGTACACGgaagatgataattttactGTTTACATCTATTACCACTTATTTAGATTTCGTTTGGAAgttaagtctattttaatttatcattataatttttttaaattttaatataaaatataataaacaatttaatttttttaaatctcaaaataataatattaaaaaataatattttaataatattttatcatttcaattaaatttaactcaactcaattcaacatccaaacgcaatcttattcactatatatatatatatatatatatatatatatatatatatatatatatatatatagttttttaacgTCTTTTAACATTCTTATTCATTCCCAACTGTCTCTACAAGCGGTTACTTACTCCGTGCGAAGCTGAACGGTCAAATCCTAACCCTACGCTTGATTTACTTTGTCAAATCCTAACCCTCCCTAACCCTAGTCAAGATACCTCTGAAGCTATGCACACAGGATATATATACACCCCACCGCCCAACGCCAACGGTCGCGTTCTCTCCCtgccatttttctttctcagcGAAGCTCTTCTGTAGTCGAGAACTCTACCGAAACCACATTAAAGATCGCCGTTACGAATTTGAAAAAGCCTAAAAAGACTCCTCTCGAATCTttacctttctttcttttatgtgTGCGTTTTCACATTTGCTGATTTTCTGGTGTTGGTGTCGTCTCTACGGGAATCATCACCGATGGCGGAAGCTGAACGGTGCAGGTTTAGTGTAGGTTATGCTTTGGCCCCCAAGAAACAAAGCAGCTTCATCCGAGACTCCCTCCTTGTTCTTGCTAGGTCTCACGGCGTCGATCTTGTCCACATCGACCCCACCCGCCCCCTCGTCGATCAGGGCCCCTTGGACTGCGTGCTCCACAAGCTGTACGGAGATGAATGGAATCGGCAGCTCACAGAGTTCCGCCTCCGTTACCCTAATGCGGTCATCGTCGACTCCCCCCACTCCATTGAGCGCCTCCACAACCGAATCTCCATGCTACAGTTCGTTTCGGAGCTTAGAATCGAGTCCCCGAACGAGATGTTCGGTATCCCCAAGCAAATCGTCATCTACGACAAGGAAACCCTCTTCGATCGGCAAGCCTGGGAGAGCCTTAAGTTCCCTGTAATCGCGAAGCCCTTGGTTGCCGACGGCAGCGCCAAATCGCACAAAATGAACTTGGTGTTCAACCACGATGGTCTCAACGAGCTCAAGCCCCCGATTGTCCTCCAAGAATTCGTGAACCACGGCGGGGTTATCTTCAAGGTCTACGTCGTCGGCGTGTACGTCAGGTGCGTGAAACGCAAGTCGTTGCCGGACATCTCGGAAGAGAATTTGGGTACTGTCTCTGAAAGCGTATTGTCGTTTTCGCAGGTATCGAATATCGCTACCAACGAAAAGGTCGACGACAAATACTACAAGATGATGCATTTTGACGACACCGAAATGCCGCCGCAGAGTTTTCTCACTGATGTCGCCGACGGGTTGCGGCGCGCCATGAAATTGAACCTGTTTAACTTCGACGTCATTCGGGACGCGAGGTTTGGGAATCGCTACCTTATAGTTGATATCAATTACTTTCCCGGATATGCGAAAATGCCGTCTTACGAGACCGTATTAACGGATTTTTTCTTGGATGTGGTTAATAAGAGAACGGAGATAGTGTATAGTTGTGACGAAGATATGACAAAGATCGTCAGCAATACTTTTTGCAGTGATGAAGATGAAATTGGCCGGAAAGTTCGGACGGATAGTTCGATTAAATTCTGACTtaaatgtaaagaaaataaCCCCGTGAATTGGTTGAAGGGAGTAAGTTGGTAGTATTGAGTTTAGGTAGGAGATGGCTTTGGCACTGTAGGGAAATGATTAGGTTTCGATGATGGGTTTTAGATTTTTATCCTCTTGACAGCAATAGCATATTGTTTCATGTTGATGATTTATATTCCTTCCGCAGTTTTACTCTGGAGATAGGTACTAATTTCTCTAATACTCTTGAAGGCTTTAGGGAACTTCAAAGTTGTACAGGCTTCAAGTCTTTCTTTGCTTGAAAAACTGATCTTACCTGGTGACTTTGGCACCTTTAATGAATGAAATTCGTCATTTTGTGCATTGGAGTTCCCTCTTAATTCGCTGGGGtttcttgctcttttctttctctctttttctttgaataGTTAGGTTGTCGGTTTGTCAATTTTGTGCCTTTATTGGCAAGATGCTTCAAGTTTTTTTTGTGGGGCTTTGTATTTAAAAGTTGGGGCTTagatttctttcattttcatattattttgagaaagaaactACTTTGGAAGATGAGGTTTCGGTACTTAATTCATTAAATGGGTATGTCGATTCACATGCGAGTCAAAGCAAAACTACACTGGCACTAAGATAAAACTGGAGGGTTGCTGGGGTTCATCTTCTCACCCACAGCGTTCACAATTAATTATAGACATGGAGGCCGAAACTGCAGTTGGCAATGGGCAGCATCACCTATGGGCTTCATGGTTCACCAATTCGTGTGGCTTCATGGTCAGCTATTGATGTCTGTGCCATACTGCCATAAATAATTGGGCAGATGGTCACTGTATTGAAAGAGCAGAGTTGATGAAAGCCAATCATTTCTGCTTAGTGGCAGGACAATTGTGTATATTGTCTCTTTTGAACTGAGCATTGTATTATAATTCcaatcttatttttctttcctattcTGTTAGCTAGGATGAATATTtcctctatttatttatttttgttttcctgcCATGCTAGAGGTATTTTGATGGGATCATGACAGTGAGTACCAATGACTAGTACCGAAACAAAAAAGCTGCAGTTTCACCTATGGCTTGGATTGGAGATGACAAGCCAACTTGAGGTAGCCACCAGCCAATAATTGAAAATACTTTTGTTTACCATTACTGGGTAAGGTCGAATCTTAGTGGGAGAATCTGGAGTTAGTTAGACAGGTTGGCTTGACTAAATTTGGCTTTGGCTTGAAAGGAATTATGAAAACTGATGAAGCATCCCTGGTGATTGGTTTTTATGTTCTACTAAATCTAGAGATCAGCTGTTCCAACCTCGAAAAAGCTGATCTGCTATCATTTGGCTCGACCCAAGTCATTGAAGATTGGGGATATTGGCATGACTAACGTTTCCAAAGTCTTGTATTTTAATAGTTTCTAAAGTGACTCTCGAGTTTGTGGGAGTTTTCAAAGTTTGAGGATCAAAATTTGTATCAAAGCTTTCAAGAACAATATTTCAAACACTCCATGAGCTATCctacatttcaaaattttgcaacatttattacattttatgcaCTCAACTTTTGATTCA includes:
- the LOC121237110 gene encoding inositol-tetrakisphosphate 1-kinase 1-like yields the protein MAEAERCRFSVGYALAPKKQSSFIRDSLLVLARSHGVDLVHIDPTRPLVDQGPLDCVLHKLYGDEWNRQLTEFRLRYPNAVIVDSPHSIERLHNRISMLQFVSELRIESPNEMFGIPKQIVIYDKETLFDRQAWESLKFPVIAKPLVADGSAKSHKMNLVFNHDGLNELKPPIVLQEFVNHGGVIFKVYVVGVYVRCVKRKSLPDISEENLGTVSESVLSFSQVSNIATNEKVDDKYYKMMHFDDTEMPPQSFLTDVADGLRRAMKLNLFNFDVIRDARFGNRYLIVDINYFPGYAKMPSYETVLTDFFLDVVNKRTEIVYSCDEDMTKIVSNTFCSDEDEIGRKVRTDSSIKF